In Cygnus atratus isolate AKBS03 ecotype Queensland, Australia chromosome 5, CAtr_DNAZoo_HiC_assembly, whole genome shotgun sequence, a single window of DNA contains:
- the ZDHHC13 gene encoding palmitoyltransferase ZDHHC13 isoform X2, protein MVILLLKCGADPSLIDGEGFTSIHLAVLFQHMPIIAYLISKGQNIDTTDFNGQTPLMLSAQKVMGQEPTKFLLKFNPSLNAVDNVQKNTALHWAITSGNISAVDLLLEAGASMDIKNVKGETPLDLAVQTQNRFIVYMLTEEERMRSRRNSRLLRIMEKHELFLLLASSLTSVWAIGYVMNLSSDSWLLKGCLLLFLLFGMALFVRQFVGLKNLRYLPTSLMLSSVFWMSVTWFFWFLPDITNTVFEITVMFGLVGFLYYFYKTWRTDPGYIKSSEKEKKENIVALAEAGCLDFRTFCTSCLVRKPLRSVHCLACDSCVARYDQHSLWIGQCIGMGNHRYYLSFLLFLAMTSVWLLYGSLLYWSNHCSTSYHQDGAWTYMTQITYCSPWVSYIFALACFHIVWTSLWLTIQLYQIAFLGLTSHERMNLVMQSKSSKHPVSLRRTSYNLGCFQNLADFFQCTCFGMFKPNVVDWTKQYKLIHLVKEKNVHSV, encoded by the exons ATGGTCATATTATTGTTGAAATGTGGAGCAGATCCCAGTCTTATTGATGGGGAAGGATTCACTAGCATTCATTTAGCAGTGCTGTTTCAACACATGCCCATTATAGCTTACCTCATATCAAAGGGCCAG AACATAGACACAACAGACTTCAATGGACAAACACCTTTAATGTTATCAGCACAAAAAGTGATGGG ACAAGAACCCACGAAGTTTCTCCTGAAGTTTAACCCCTCTCTCAACGCTGTCGACAATGTTCAGAAGAACACTGCTCTGCATTGGGCAATAACATCAGGAAATATTAGTGCAGTAGATCTATTACTGGAAGCTGGTGCTAGCATGGACATAAAAAATGTCAAG GGAGAGACACCGCTTGACCTTGCAGTTCAGACTCAGAATCGCTTCATAGTCTATATGTTAAcggaagaagaaagaatgagaagcagaagaaatagcAGGTTACTGAGAATAATGGAGAAACATGAG CTGTTCCTGCTGTTGGCATCTTCCTTGACATCGGTGTGGGCCATAGGATACGTCATGAACCTAAGTTCTGATTCTTGGCTTTTGAAAGGAtgtctgcttctcttcctgctgtttGGGATGGCTCTGTTTGTGAG GCAGTTTGTGGGCCTCAAGAATCTAAGGTATCTTCCCACATCATTGATGCTAAGTTCAGTCTTCTGGATGTCTGTGACCTGGTTTTTCTGGTTTCTGCCTG ATATAACCAATACTGTTTTTGAAATCACTGTCATGTTCGGCTTGGTgggttttctttattatttctataaaacTTGGAGAACTGATCCTGGGTATATtaagtcttcagaaaaagaaaaaaaagag AACATTGTAGCTCTTGCGGAAGCAGGTTGCTTGGACTTCAGAACATTTTGCACATCGTGTCTT GTAAGGAAGCCTTTGAGATCTGTGCATTGTCTTGCTTGTGATTCCTGTGTAGCCAGATATGATCAGCATTCTCTGTGGATTGGGCAGTGCATAG GCATGGGGAACCATCGTTATTACCTATCGTTCCTGTTGTTCCTAGCTATGACCAGTGTCTGGCTGCTTTATGGAAGTCTTCTGT ATTGGTCAAACCACTGCTCAACAAGTTACCATCAAGATGGAGCATGGACATACATGACACAGATAACATATTGTTCTCCATGGGTGTCCTACATCTTCGCACTAGCCTGTTTCCATATTGTATGGACTTCATTGTGGCTAACTATTCAACTTTACCAg aTTGCCTTCTTGGGACTGACCTCACATGAGAGAATGAACCTAGTGATGCAGAGCAAATCTTCTAAGCATCCTGTTTCACTCAGGAGAACTTCATACAA tcTCGGATGCTTCCAGAATCTTGCAGACTTCTTTCAGTGTACGTGCTTTGGTATGTTCAAACCCAATGTAGTTGACTGGACCAAGCAATACAAACTTATTCATCtggtaaaggagaaaaatgttcattctgTATGA
- the ZDHHC13 gene encoding palmitoyltransferase ZDHHC13 isoform X1: MAGGGGPACKNHCHGPHRPHMHNCHSIHSEKDLPVLPGSHPVVEDPGSFDIVKATQYGILERCKELVEAGYDVRQPDKENVTLLHWAAINNRQELVKYYISKGAVVDQLGGDLNSTPLHWAIRQGHLPMVILLLKCGADPSLIDGEGFTSIHLAVLFQHMPIIAYLISKGQNIDTTDFNGQTPLMLSAQKVMGQEPTKFLLKFNPSLNAVDNVQKNTALHWAITSGNISAVDLLLEAGASMDIKNVKGETPLDLAVQTQNRFIVYMLTEEERMRSRRNSRLLRIMEKHELFLLLASSLTSVWAIGYVMNLSSDSWLLKGCLLLFLLFGMALFVRQFVGLKNLRYLPTSLMLSSVFWMSVTWFFWFLPDITNTVFEITVMFGLVGFLYYFYKTWRTDPGYIKSSEKEKKENIVALAEAGCLDFRTFCTSCLVRKPLRSVHCLACDSCVARYDQHSLWIGQCIGMGNHRYYLSFLLFLAMTSVWLLYGSLLYWSNHCSTSYHQDGAWTYMTQITYCSPWVSYIFALACFHIVWTSLWLTIQLYQIAFLGLTSHERMNLVMQSKSSKHPVSLRRTSYNLGCFQNLADFFQCTCFGMFKPNVVDWTKQYKLIHLVKEKNVHSV; this comes from the exons ATGGccggcgggggcggcccggcg TGTAAAAACCATTGCCATGGGCCTCATCGACCTCATATGCACAACTGTCATAGCATCCACAGTGAGAAAGATCTGCCGGTGCTACCAGGATCACATCCAGTTGTTGAGGACCCTGGCTCGTTTGATATTGTTAAGGCTACACA gtATGGAATATTGGAGCGATGCAAAGAACTGGTAGAAGCAGGATATGATGTTCGACAACCAGACAAAGAAAACGTGACTCTTCTTCACTGGGCAGCAATAAACAACAGACAGGAGCTGGTTAA ATACTATATTTCCAAAGGTGCAGTAGTGGATCAGCTAGGTGGAGATTTGAATTCAACTCCCCTTCACTGGGCCATTAG ACAAGGACACCTGCCCATGGTCATATTATTGTTGAAATGTGGAGCAGATCCCAGTCTTATTGATGGGGAAGGATTCACTAGCATTCATTTAGCAGTGCTGTTTCAACACATGCCCATTATAGCTTACCTCATATCAAAGGGCCAG AACATAGACACAACAGACTTCAATGGACAAACACCTTTAATGTTATCAGCACAAAAAGTGATGGG ACAAGAACCCACGAAGTTTCTCCTGAAGTTTAACCCCTCTCTCAACGCTGTCGACAATGTTCAGAAGAACACTGCTCTGCATTGGGCAATAACATCAGGAAATATTAGTGCAGTAGATCTATTACTGGAAGCTGGTGCTAGCATGGACATAAAAAATGTCAAG GGAGAGACACCGCTTGACCTTGCAGTTCAGACTCAGAATCGCTTCATAGTCTATATGTTAAcggaagaagaaagaatgagaagcagaagaaatagcAGGTTACTGAGAATAATGGAGAAACATGAG CTGTTCCTGCTGTTGGCATCTTCCTTGACATCGGTGTGGGCCATAGGATACGTCATGAACCTAAGTTCTGATTCTTGGCTTTTGAAAGGAtgtctgcttctcttcctgctgtttGGGATGGCTCTGTTTGTGAG GCAGTTTGTGGGCCTCAAGAATCTAAGGTATCTTCCCACATCATTGATGCTAAGTTCAGTCTTCTGGATGTCTGTGACCTGGTTTTTCTGGTTTCTGCCTG ATATAACCAATACTGTTTTTGAAATCACTGTCATGTTCGGCTTGGTgggttttctttattatttctataaaacTTGGAGAACTGATCCTGGGTATATtaagtcttcagaaaaagaaaaaaaagag AACATTGTAGCTCTTGCGGAAGCAGGTTGCTTGGACTTCAGAACATTTTGCACATCGTGTCTT GTAAGGAAGCCTTTGAGATCTGTGCATTGTCTTGCTTGTGATTCCTGTGTAGCCAGATATGATCAGCATTCTCTGTGGATTGGGCAGTGCATAG GCATGGGGAACCATCGTTATTACCTATCGTTCCTGTTGTTCCTAGCTATGACCAGTGTCTGGCTGCTTTATGGAAGTCTTCTGT ATTGGTCAAACCACTGCTCAACAAGTTACCATCAAGATGGAGCATGGACATACATGACACAGATAACATATTGTTCTCCATGGGTGTCCTACATCTTCGCACTAGCCTGTTTCCATATTGTATGGACTTCATTGTGGCTAACTATTCAACTTTACCAg aTTGCCTTCTTGGGACTGACCTCACATGAGAGAATGAACCTAGTGATGCAGAGCAAATCTTCTAAGCATCCTGTTTCACTCAGGAGAACTTCATACAA tcTCGGATGCTTCCAGAATCTTGCAGACTTCTTTCAGTGTACGTGCTTTGGTATGTTCAAACCCAATGTAGTTGACTGGACCAAGCAATACAAACTTATTCATCtggtaaaggagaaaaatgttcattctgTATGA
- the LOC118250781 gene encoding acyl-CoA (8-3)-desaturase-like gives MAPQTGSTEKETKPISAFPQHLTWEEIKIHNGRGQSQQQWLVIDRNVYDVSTFSKQHPGGSRVISHYAGQDATDAFVAFHNDKALVRKYLKSLLIGELAPDQPSFESNKKKSLLEDFRELRCTVEKMGLLKPNYTFFFMIFLHLLVLDAASWLTIWYFGISLVPFLVGMAFFTIAQIQMGWFQHDLGHCSVFRKPKWNHLLQIIVINVLKGLPASWWNHLHNQHHAKPNCFRKDPDLNMHPLLFSLGKALSVELGKKKKKFMPYNYQHKYFILLAPLALVPFFQLSIFYFAIKRKKWLELLLIVSFNIRVCLMYVPLMGFNNFMVYYWMSRYLESTWFIWVSQMNHIPMNIDYDKNKDWVSTQLHATCNVKQSLFNDWFTGHLNFQIEHHLFPTMPRHNYWKAAPLVKALCDKHGIEYKSKTLLRAFVDILHSLKESGEHWLEAYLHG, from the exons ATGGCTCCACAGACTGGCTCCActgaaaaggagacaaaaccCATTTCAGCCTTTCCACAGCATCTCACTTGGGAAGAGATCAAAATCCACAATGGCCGTGGCCAAAGtcagcagcagtggctggtgATTGACAGGAATGTTTACGATGTCAGCACGTTTTCCAAACAGCACCCTGGAGGCAGCCGAGTTATTAGCCACTATGCTGGGCAAGATGCGACG GATGCCTTTGTAGCATTTCACAATGACAAGGCTCTGGtgagaaaatacttgaaatcGCTGCTGATCGGGGAGCTGGCACCAGATCAACCCAGCTTTGAGTCTAATAAAAAA AAGTCGCTTTTAGAGGACTTTCGTGAGCTGCGCTGCACTGTTGAAAAGATGGGACTTCTGAAGCCAAATTACACCtttttcttcatgatttttCTTCACCTCCTGGTACTGGATGCTGCATCCTGGCTCACGATCTGGTACTTTGGGATATCCTTAGTGCCTTTCCTTGTTGGCATGGCGTTCTTCACCATTGCTCAG ATCCAGATGGGCTGGTTCCAACATGATCTGGGACACTGCTCTGTCTTCAGGAAGCCTAAATGGAATCATCTGCTGCAGATCATTGTGATAAATGTTCTGAAG GGGTTACCTGCTAGCTGGTGGAATCATCTGCACAACCAGCACCATGCCAAACCCAACTGCTTCCGCAAAGACCCTGATCTCAATATGCACCCTCTCTTGTTCAGCTTGGGAAAGGCACTCTCAGTGGAG cttggaaaaaaaaagaagaagttCATGCCTTATAATTATcagcataaatatttcatct tATTGGCTCCACTTGCCCTTGTACCCTTCTTCCAGCTGTCTATATTCTACTTTGCAATCAAGAGGAAAAAGTGGTTG GAGCTGTTATTGATTGTGTCTTTCAACATCCGAGTTTGTCTCATGTATGTTCCTTTAATGGGATTTAACAATTTCATGGTGTATTACTGGATGTCCAG GTATCTAGAGAGTACATGGTTTATTTGGGTCTCGCAGATGAATCACATTCCAATGAACATTGATTATGATAAGAACAAAGACTGGGTATCTACTCAG CTCCATGCAACGTGCAATGTGAAGCAATCTCTGTTCAATGACTGGTTCACTGGGCACTTGAACTTTCAAATTGAACACCA CCTTTTCCCCACAATGCCTCGACATAACTACTGGAAAGCAGCTCCTCTTGTGAAAGCCCTTTGTGACAAGCATGGCATTGAGTATAAAAGCAAGACTTTACTCAGAGCCTTTGTAGATATTTTGCA